A stretch of Phoenix dactylifera cultivar Barhee BC4 chromosome 16, palm_55x_up_171113_PBpolish2nd_filt_p, whole genome shotgun sequence DNA encodes these proteins:
- the LOC103700875 gene encoding protein PYRICULARIA ORYZAE RESISTANCE 21-like: MAEKISTLILTVDLQCCRCYKKIQKVLCRLQDREKIQKIDYDEKNNTVTISGPFDPHYLSKKLWCKACKVIKDIKIKEDKPPPPPPPKPEPAPPPPPPPKPAPPPPPKPEPAPPPPPPPKPAPPPPPPPEPAPPPPPPPKPAPPPPPPPEPAPPPPPPPPPPPPKPAPPPPPAPEPCRPKCPEPVCCGRPCPCYAAGYSDGLRCCSCGSLYGGWGWGPAPVHREEYKIVCEDDPAYPCNIM; this comes from the exons ATGGCAGAGAAG ATCTCCACGTTAATCTTGACAGTAGACCTTCAATGCTGTCGTTGCTACAAGAAGATCCAAAAAGTACTATGCAGGCTCCAAG ATCGAGAGAAGATCCAGAAAATTGACTACGACGAGAAGAACAACACCGTCACCATCTCCGGCCCCTTCGACCCTCACTACCTCTCCAAGAAGCTCTGGTGCAAGGCTTGCAAGGTGATAAAAGACATCAAAATCAAGGAAGACAAGCCCCCTCCTCCACCACCGCCGAAGCCCGAACCGGCTCCACCGCCACCACCTCCGCCCAAACCGGCTCCGCCCCCACCGCCGAAGCCCGAACCGGCTCCACCCCCACCACCTCCGCCCAAACCCGCTCCGCCCCCACCGCCCCCACCCGAACCGGCTCCGCCCCCACCGCCTCCACCCAAACCTGCTCCGCCGCCACCGCCTCCGCCCGAACCGGCTCCGCCGCCACCGCCTCCGCCGCCACCGCCTCCGCCGAAACCGGCTCCTCCGCCACCGCCTGCCCCCGAACCGTGCCGGCCCAAGTGCCCAGAACCGGTTTGCTGCGGCCGGCCGTGCCCGTGCTACGCGGCCGGCTACAGCGACGGGCTGCGGTGCTGCTCGTGTGGGAGTCTCTACGGCGGCTGGGGGTGGGGCCCAGCGCCTGTCCACCGTGAAGAGTATAAGATCGTCTGCGAGGATGACCCGGCTTATCCATGCAACATCATGTGA
- the LOC103700874 gene encoding U-box domain-containing protein 21-like, which translates to MASTWRALKPRRKIPFIQRNPAAGNLNMEPSIPTHFRCPISLDLMRDPVTVSTGITYDRQSIETWFELGRQTCPVTYKVLTTEDLIPNHSLRRMIQDWCASNRSSGIERIPTPRIPVAPTQVSEPLSEIASASARGDHVRCQELVAKIKALGRESERNRRCIISGGAVHILSASFSELAAGSFDSSTSGVLEELLSALTAFSPLDKEAHRHIGSPESLKSLVSILKCGDLAGRLNAALMLKDLVSSLDIDRVNLVAETYGLIEALVKLIEQPVSPQATKASLVATFYLVSSSEITATKFAEMGLVSLLLEILVDSDKSMVEKALAVLDGVLNCKKGRETAYDHSLAMPVLVKKLLRVSDMATEFAVSALWKLCKNCKQERGEIAGEECLVETLQVGAFQKLLLLLQVGCSGATKVKASDLLKLLNGARRMGDCIGTADFRGLKRSF; encoded by the coding sequence ATGGCCTCCACTTGGAGGGCCCTGAAACCCCGCCGGAAGATCCCCTTCATCCAGAGGAACCCTGCGGCCGGGAATTTGAACATGGAGCCATCAATCCCAACCCATTTCCGCTGCCCAATATCGCTTGACCTTATGAGGGATCCGGTGACGGTGTCCACCGGAATCACCTACGACCGACAGAGCATCGAGACATGGTTCGAGCTTGGGAGACAGACATGCCCGGTCACCTACAAGGTGCTAACGACCGAAGACCTCATACCCAACCACTCCCTAAGGAGGATGATACAAGATTGGTGTGCCTCAAATCGCTCATCAGGCATCGAAAGAATCCCCACACCGCGGATCCCGGTGGCTCCGACCCAGGTATCGGAGCCGCTATCAGAGATCGCTTCAGCTAGCGCGAGAGGAGATCATGTCCGGTGCCAAGAATTGGTGGCAAAGATCAAAGCTTTGGGGAGGGAGAGCGAGCGGAATCGGAGGTGCATCATCTCGGGTGGTGCTGTCCATATTCTGTCAGCCTCTTTCAGTGAATTGGCTGCAGGATCTTTTGATAGCTCAACCTCAGGGGTATTGGAGGAGCTCCTGTCAGCGCTGACTGCTTTCTCTCCTCTTGATAAGGAGGCTCACAGGCACATTGGATCACCCGAATCTCTTAAATCCTTGGTCTCGATCCTAAAATGTGGAGATTTGGCAGGAAGGCTTAATGCTGCCTTGATGCTAAAAGATCTCGTATCTTCGTTGGATATTGACCGTGTCAATCTGGTGGCAGAGACCTATGGATTGATCGAAGCACTGGTCAAACTTATCGAGCAACCTGTTTCACCTCAAGCCACAAAAGCCTCTTTGGTGGCCACCTTCTATTTGGTTTCCTCAAGCGAGATCACTGCAACGAAGTTTGCGGAGATGGGGTTGGTCTCCCTGCTTCTAGAGATCCTCGTTGATTCAGATAAGAGCATGGTCGAGAAGGCTTTGGCTGTCCTTGATGGAGTTCTTAACTGCAAGAAAGGCAGAGAGACAGCTTATGATCATTCGCTCGCCATGCCCGTCTTGGTTAAGAAGCTGCTTCGTGTTTCAGACATGGCAACCGAGTTTGCCGTCTCGGCGCTGTGGAAGCTCTGCAAGAATTGTAAGCAGGAAAGAGGGGAGATAGCAGGGGAAGAGTGCTTGGTGGAGACTCTCCAAGTGGGGGCATTTCAGAAGCTATTGCTCCTGTTGCAGGTGGGATGCAGTGGTGCAACCAAGGTGAAGGCAAGCGATTTACTGAAGCTTTTGAATGGCGCGAGGAGGATGGGGGACTGCATTGGAACTGCGGATTTTAGGGGACTAAAGAGATCCTTCTAA